Proteins encoded within one genomic window of Nordella sp. HKS 07:
- a CDS encoding LysR family transcriptional regulator: MDRFETITAFVSVCDAGSLTGAARKLGLSPSVMSRHIAALEARLGTRLFHRTTRSISLTDAGGRFLARARRILSDLEEAEAAAQDEKAGPRGRLSVTAPVIFGRLHVAPLLAGFVERYPQVTIDLTLSDRFVNLVEEGLDLAVRIGHLPDSQLIARRLGETRRALVASPVYLARAGIPLHPDDLVKFSIISFAPAAPPHHWSFAKDLEVRVEPRLMVNNGDAAISWALGGAGIARVFYYQVRDAIKDGRLVEVLQGFAPEPMPIHAVYPTARLLPGKVRAFLDLIVEAADWRLSE, encoded by the coding sequence ATGGACCGCTTCGAGACCATCACGGCCTTCGTGTCCGTATGCGATGCCGGAAGCCTGACCGGCGCGGCCAGGAAACTGGGGCTTTCGCCCTCGGTCATGTCGCGCCACATCGCCGCCCTGGAAGCCCGTCTCGGCACCAGGCTCTTCCACCGCACCACCCGCTCGATCAGCCTCACCGATGCCGGCGGCCGGTTTCTCGCCCGCGCCCGGCGCATCCTTTCCGATCTCGAAGAGGCGGAAGCCGCGGCGCAGGACGAAAAGGCCGGGCCGCGCGGCAGGCTCTCCGTGACGGCGCCGGTGATCTTCGGCCGCCTGCATGTGGCGCCGCTGCTCGCCGGTTTTGTCGAGCGCTACCCACAGGTCACCATCGACCTCACTCTCTCCGACCGTTTCGTCAATCTCGTCGAGGAGGGGCTCGATCTGGCGGTCCGGATCGGCCATCTGCCGGATTCGCAACTGATCGCCCGCCGTCTCGGCGAGACGCGGCGAGCCCTTGTCGCGAGTCCCGTCTATCTGGCCAGGGCCGGCATCCCGCTCCATCCGGATGACCTGGTGAAGTTCAGCATTATTTCCTTCGCGCCCGCGGCCCCGCCGCATCACTGGTCATTCGCAAAAGACCTCGAAGTCCGTGTCGAGCCGCGTCTCATGGTCAACAACGGCGATGCCGCCATTTCGTGGGCGCTGGGCGGCGCCGGTATCGCCCGCGTGTTCTATTATCAGGTGCGCGATGCGATCAAAGACGGCCGGCTCGTCGAAGTGCTTCAGGGCTTCGCGCCGGAGCCCATGCCCATCCATGCGGTCTATCCCACGGCGCGTCTGCTGCCCGGCAAGGTGCGCGCTTTTCTCGATCTAATCGTCGAGGCGGCGGATTGGCGCCTGAGCGAATAG
- a CDS encoding GNAT family N-acetyltransferase, producing MPQRHEIVIREYQRSADLERILEIATALPAWFTRSGIRSMQADLRYQCGFVAEDGNKEVVGFISFFVNQGKAEIGWMGIRPDLHRQGVGRSLLHRLLRELESTQVGELYVHTLGDTVDYEPYQRTRKFYRQMGFQDFKRIANPENPECEEELILLLKLPV from the coding sequence ATGCCGCAGCGGCATGAGATTGTTATTCGGGAATATCAGCGATCCGCCGATCTGGAGCGGATCTTGGAAATCGCCACCGCCCTTCCCGCCTGGTTTACTCGATCGGGGATTCGCTCCATGCAGGCGGATCTTCGTTATCAGTGCGGGTTTGTGGCGGAGGACGGCAATAAGGAGGTGGTCGGCTTCATTTCGTTTTTCGTGAATCAGGGCAAGGCCGAGATTGGCTGGATGGGAATTCGCCCCGACCTTCACCGCCAGGGAGTGGGTCGTAGCCTTCTCCATCGATTGCTCAGGGAGCTTGAGTCTACGCAGGTGGGCGAGCTGTATGTCCACACCCTAGGAGACACCGTGGACTACGAGCCGTACCAAAGAACGCGCAAGTTTTATCGGCAGATGGGATTTCAGGATTTCAAGCGAATCGCGAATCCAGAAAACCCGGAGTGCGAGGAAGAACTAATCCTTCTTTTGAAGCTACCCGTCTAG
- a CDS encoding serine hydrolase yields the protein MPELSAAAIALFEDLIRHEVEDKAIPSISYALVDRDGLLAEGHIQRHDRHFDMRADTCFRIGSITKSFTAVALMQLAERGLVDIEADVSRYLPGFHPVNPFAGAETGPYGGHVSLRKLMSHTAGMVREPKSGHYLDATRPPLADTVAELAGSTLKQDPSSGVMHYSNAGIAVVGRVIETVTGQSYCDYLTANVLKPLRMGHSHCEVPPDIGARLAPADMWTLEGDMPAPVFNLGGSPAGSILSTTGDMARYAQCLLRGGFAPDGRAIISPASLRDMWAPFGKRPAGHDKALADYGMCFGVGDVDGWTSVGHGGAIYGYASQMLLLPAAGIGVLIFATLDFANQIASRLGVDGLRIVLAERNMGARLERTQRPPAITDEQFARLPGHYRDQASGEVVEVKAKPGKLYLMGEGVPLEIRPVAGDDFVIDGRIYGRGADYPHLDLSFPREDELVWKGATWTRVETMSDAEPPRNIEPHLGEYGPDFNITYLFYSQSGLKCLIEYFFTHSCEPLEDGRYRMHGRLYEDELLELDAVDENGRRGIRVGPMFLAQRGRSRASAA from the coding sequence ATGCCTGAATTGTCGGCCGCCGCCATCGCGCTGTTCGAGGATCTGATCCGCCACGAAGTCGAAGACAAGGCGATACCCTCGATCTCCTATGCCCTGGTGGACCGTGACGGGCTCCTCGCCGAAGGGCACATCCAGCGCCATGATCGCCATTTCGACATGCGCGCCGATACCTGCTTCCGCATCGGGTCGATCACCAAGAGCTTCACTGCCGTGGCGCTGATGCAGCTTGCCGAGAGGGGGCTCGTCGACATCGAGGCGGACGTGTCCCGATATCTGCCCGGATTTCACCCGGTCAACCCGTTTGCCGGCGCCGAAACGGGGCCTTATGGCGGGCATGTCAGCCTGCGCAAGCTGATGAGCCACACGGCGGGGATGGTGCGCGAGCCGAAGAGCGGCCACTATCTCGACGCGACGCGCCCGCCGCTGGCGGATACCGTGGCCGAGCTCGCCGGATCGACCCTCAAGCAGGATCCGAGCAGCGGCGTCATGCATTACTCCAATGCCGGCATTGCCGTCGTCGGCAGGGTGATCGAGACGGTGACCGGGCAAAGCTATTGTGATTACCTCACCGCGAATGTGCTGAAGCCGCTCCGCATGGGCCATTCTCATTGCGAGGTGCCGCCCGATATCGGCGCGAGGCTGGCGCCGGCCGACATGTGGACGCTGGAGGGCGATATGCCGGCCCCTGTGTTCAACCTCGGCGGCTCGCCGGCGGGGAGCATCCTCTCCACGACGGGCGATATGGCGCGCTATGCGCAATGCCTCCTGCGCGGCGGCTTCGCGCCCGACGGGCGGGCGATCATTTCGCCGGCCTCGCTGCGTGATATGTGGGCGCCTTTCGGCAAGCGTCCTGCCGGCCACGACAAAGCGTTGGCGGACTATGGCATGTGTTTCGGCGTCGGCGATGTCGACGGCTGGACGTCGGTCGGCCATGGCGGAGCGATCTACGGTTATGCGTCCCAGATGCTGCTGCTGCCCGCCGCCGGTATCGGCGTGCTGATCTTCGCGACGCTCGATTTCGCCAATCAGATCGCCTCGCGGCTGGGGGTGGACGGGCTGCGTATCGTTCTTGCCGAACGCAATATGGGCGCGCGGCTTGAACGGACGCAGCGGCCGCCGGCGATCACCGATGAGCAATTCGCGCGGCTGCCGGGTCACTATCGCGACCAGGCGAGCGGGGAGGTGGTCGAGGTCAAGGCGAAGCCGGGCAAGCTCTATCTCATGGGCGAGGGCGTGCCGCTCGAGATCCGTCCTGTCGCCGGCGACGATTTCGTGATCGACGGGCGTATCTATGGCCGCGGCGCCGATTATCCGCATCTCGATCTGAGCTTTCCGCGAGAGGACGAGCTGGTGTGGAAGGGGGCAACCTGGACACGCGTCGAGACAATGTCCGATGCGGAGCCGCCCCGGAATATCGAGCCCCATCTCGGTGAATATGGACCCGACTTCAACATCACCTATCTGTTCTATAGCCAAAGCGGGCTCAAATGCCTGATCGAGTATTTCTTCACTCATTCCTGCGAGCCGCTCGAGGACGGCCGCTATCGGATGCATGGCCGTCTCTACGAGGATGAGCTCCTCGAGCTCGATGCCGTGGACGAGAACGGCCGCCGCGGCATTCGCGTCGGTCCCATGTTCCTGGCGCAACGCGGCCGCTCCCGGGCATCGGCCGCATGA
- a CDS encoding pyridoxal phosphate-dependent aminotransferase family protein — protein MSNQPSMVTPITMESPLGARMLIDGREVDYYCGTSYFCLHGHPEVIDAACAATRTFGMGPGTLARMQVYADLQQRLRQWFAADEVVYMISGYSSPMALLQGLQDDFDVVFIDAATHYSALDAVPTLGKPVHPFRHADPDSLAEELARHLRPGQRPVIVTDGVFPSSGRLAPLADYREVMAPYEGALLCIDDSHGVGVLGESGRGSLQHAGLEGAGNYLAGTLSKAFGALGGVVPADAALAEKIARKAMILRGASPAPPGLAAAAATSLRILQSRPEMRSSLRSNVKHIRDGLRKLGFDVADTPVPIVTIAGEVDLEGLRDRLAERDIIVKLTPARGYSDAADVATLRIAVFSEHSPAQINRLLAVMAELL, from the coding sequence ATGAGCAATCAGCCGTCCATGGTCACGCCGATTACGATGGAATCGCCGCTCGGCGCGCGCATGCTCATTGACGGGCGCGAGGTCGACTATTACTGCGGCACCAGCTATTTCTGCCTGCACGGCCATCCGGAAGTGATCGATGCGGCCTGCGCCGCGACCAGGACCTTCGGCATGGGGCCCGGCACGCTGGCAAGGATGCAGGTCTATGCCGATCTGCAGCAGCGCCTGCGGCAGTGGTTCGCCGCCGACGAGGTCGTCTACATGATTTCGGGCTACTCCAGTCCGATGGCATTGCTGCAGGGCCTGCAGGACGATTTCGATGTGGTGTTCATCGACGCCGCCACCCATTACAGCGCGTTGGACGCGGTGCCGACACTCGGCAAGCCGGTCCACCCGTTCCGCCATGCCGATCCCGACAGCCTCGCCGAGGAACTCGCGCGTCACCTGCGGCCAGGGCAGCGGCCGGTGATCGTGACCGACGGTGTCTTTCCGTCTTCCGGCAGGCTGGCCCCTCTGGCCGACTATCGCGAAGTCATGGCGCCCTATGAAGGGGCGCTGCTATGCATCGATGATTCGCACGGTGTCGGCGTCCTCGGGGAAAGCGGACGCGGCTCGCTGCAGCATGCCGGCCTGGAAGGAGCGGGCAACTATCTTGCCGGCACGCTGAGCAAGGCCTTTGGCGCGCTGGGCGGCGTCGTGCCCGCCGATGCGGCGCTGGCCGAGAAGATCGCGCGCAAGGCGATGATCCTGCGCGGCGCCTCGCCGGCGCCGCCGGGTCTGGCCGCGGCGGCGGCGACATCGTTGCGCATACTTCAGTCGAGGCCGGAGATGCGCTCCAGTCTGCGCAGCAACGTCAAGCATATCCGCGATGGTCTGAGAAAGCTGGGCTTCGATGTGGCCGATACGCCGGTGCCGATCGTGACCATCGCGGGCGAGGTCGATCTGGAGGGGTTGCGCGACCGTCTTGCCGAGCGCGATATCATCGTGAAGCTGACGCCGGCGCGGGGCTATTCGGATGCGGCCGATGTCGCGACCCTGCGCATCGCGGTCTTCTCCGAGCACAGCCCGGCGCAGATCAATCGGCTGCTGGCCGTCATGGCCGAGCTGCTCTAA
- the mutL gene encoding DNA mismatch repair endonuclease MutL, producing the protein MKIRRLPEGIANRIAAGEVIERPASVVKELAENAVDAGARQIDIAFRDGGRSLIRVSDDGEGMDRDELDLAVERHATSKLADDDLIEIKTLGFRGEALPSIGAVSRLTLTSRARSMSDTWKIDVAGGRKAEPMPSARIDGSVVEVRDLFFAVPARLKFLKSPRAETAEAADVVRRLALAVPHVGWSFTSEERVLIDLPPETADEKGRRRRIQRVMGEEVFANMVDFEGGKEPFRIWGLASLPTYHRAQGGLQFFFVNGRPVRDKLLAGAIRGAYADLLMRGRFPAVCLFIDCPSAFVDVNVHPAKAEVRFRDSGLVRGAIVSAIRDALGQSSRKTAVGLSSATLGALRPLAPPPPRPGGAIERAFAGFAPAPQRDGMAEEQAFFAMDNVASARVAEVEPIVEPAHPLGAARAQFHENYILAQTEQGIVIVDQHAAHERLVYERLKAERAGRRIATQPLLIPDVVDLDAVSVERLATAQELLAELGLVLEPFGEGSIVVREVPAALSGGNIARLVRDVADDLGEESSATVEERVNHLLATMACHHSVRSGRQLRPEEMNALLRQMEVTPNSGQCNHGRPTYIELKLSDIERLFGRS; encoded by the coding sequence ATGAAGATTCGTAGACTACCGGAAGGCATCGCCAACCGCATCGCGGCCGGCGAGGTGATCGAGCGCCCGGCGAGCGTCGTCAAGGAACTGGCGGAGAACGCCGTCGATGCCGGCGCGCGCCAGATCGATATCGCCTTCCGCGACGGCGGCCGCAGCCTGATCCGCGTCTCCGACGACGGCGAGGGCATGGACCGCGACGAGCTCGATCTTGCCGTCGAGCGCCATGCCACCTCCAAGCTCGCCGACGACGATCTCATCGAGATCAAAACGCTGGGCTTCCGCGGCGAGGCGCTGCCCTCCATCGGCGCGGTGAGCCGCCTGACGCTCACCTCGCGCGCGCGTTCGATGAGCGACACCTGGAAGATCGACGTGGCGGGCGGCCGCAAGGCGGAGCCGATGCCATCGGCGCGCATCGACGGCAGCGTCGTCGAGGTCCGCGATCTCTTCTTCGCCGTGCCGGCGCGGCTCAAATTCCTAAAATCGCCGCGCGCCGAGACGGCGGAGGCCGCCGATGTGGTGCGCCGCCTGGCGCTCGCCGTGCCCCATGTCGGCTGGAGCTTCACCTCCGAAGAGCGTGTCCTCATCGATCTTCCGCCCGAGACGGCCGACGAGAAGGGCAGGCGCCGGCGCATCCAGCGTGTGATGGGTGAAGAGGTCTTCGCCAACATGGTCGATTTCGAGGGCGGCAAGGAGCCGTTCCGCATCTGGGGCCTCGCGAGCCTTCCGACCTATCACCGCGCGCAGGGAGGCCTGCAGTTCTTCTTCGTCAATGGCCGGCCGGTGCGCGACAAGCTTCTCGCCGGCGCCATTCGCGGTGCCTATGCCGATCTTCTGATGCGCGGACGCTTTCCCGCCGTCTGCCTCTTCATCGACTGCCCGAGCGCCTTCGTCGACGTGAATGTCCATCCGGCCAAGGCCGAGGTGCGCTTCCGCGATTCAGGCCTGGTGCGCGGCGCCATCGTGTCGGCGATCCGCGACGCGCTCGGACAATCGAGCCGCAAGACGGCGGTGGGCCTGTCCTCGGCGACGCTCGGCGCGCTCCGTCCTCTGGCGCCGCCGCCGCCACGCCCCGGCGGCGCGATCGAGCGCGCTTTCGCAGGCTTCGCGCCGGCGCCGCAGCGCGACGGCATGGCGGAAGAACAGGCGTTTTTCGCGATGGACAATGTCGCCTCGGCCCGGGTCGCGGAAGTCGAGCCGATTGTCGAACCGGCGCATCCCTTAGGTGCCGCGCGCGCCCAGTTCCATGAGAACTACATCCTGGCGCAGACCGAGCAAGGCATCGTCATCGTCGATCAGCATGCCGCCCATGAGCGCCTCGTCTATGAAAGGCTGAAGGCCGAGCGGGCGGGCCGGCGCATCGCCACGCAGCCGCTGCTCATTCCCGATGTCGTCGATCTCGATGCAGTGTCGGTCGAGCGTCTCGCCACCGCGCAGGAACTCCTGGCCGAGCTCGGCCTCGTGCTCGAGCCCTTCGGTGAAGGATCGATCGTGGTGCGCGAAGTGCCGGCCGCTTTGTCGGGCGGCAATATCGCGAGACTGGTGCGCGACGTCGCCGATGATCTCGGCGAGGAGTCTTCAGCAACCGTCGAGGAGCGCGTCAATCATCTGCTCGCCACCATGGCCTGCCATCATTCGGTGCGCTCCGGCCGCCAGCTGCGGCCGGAGGAAATGAACGCGCTCCTGCGCCAGATGGAAGTGACGCCGAACTCCGGCCAGTGCAATCACGGCCGTCCGACCTATATCGAGTTGAAGCTCAGTGACATCGAGCGGCTGTTCGGCAGGAGCTGA
- the rsmD gene encoding 16S rRNA (guanine(966)-N(2))-methyltransferase RsmD, translating into MRIIGGKFKGHGLAGPKGQATRPTSDRVRESIFNILAHGVEGFALEGARVLDLFAGTGAMGLEALSRGARFCQFVDESAEARGVIRRNADALGLIGQCKIWRRDATRLGPAAPQPGFDLVFADPPYNKDLGSKALAALVAGGWLNPQAVVVVEEAEKATLACPPELSELDRRVYGDTQVLIARAA; encoded by the coding sequence ATGCGCATCATCGGCGGAAAATTCAAAGGGCACGGCCTCGCAGGGCCCAAGGGACAGGCGACGCGGCCGACCTCGGACCGGGTGCGTGAATCGATCTTTAACATCCTGGCGCATGGGGTGGAGGGCTTCGCGCTCGAGGGTGCGCGCGTCCTCGATCTCTTCGCCGGCACCGGCGCCATGGGGCTCGAGGCCCTGTCGCGCGGCGCCCGCTTCTGCCAGTTCGTCGACGAGTCGGCGGAAGCGCGCGGCGTCATCCGCCGCAATGCCGACGCGCTGGGCCTCATCGGGCAATGCAAGATCTGGCGGCGCGACGCGACGAGGCTCGGCCCTGCCGCGCCGCAGCCGGGCTTCGATCTCGTCTTCGCCGATCCGCCCTACAACAAGGACCTCGGCAGCAAGGCGCTCGCCGCGCTGGTGGCGGGCGGATGGCTCAATCCGCAAGCCGTCGTCGTGGTGGAAGAAGCCGAGAAGGCCACGCTCGCCTGCCCGCCCGAGCTCAGCGAGCTCGACCGGCGCGTCTATGGCGACACGCAGGTCCTCATCGCACGGGCGGCCTGA
- a CDS encoding LysE family translocator — MTSLTSLLPIFITAMGFGLAVAAPVGPMSILCMRRSLAEGWRPGLATGVGIATGDGIYAAVAALGLTGISEFMLAYDRPLHLAAGLFLLYLGLKTFWRRPVENGTLPAPSVVSTFRAFWGSLLLTLTNPPTIIMFAAIFAALAPKGGFEPATALATVSGVTLGSLLWWIFIVGGVTVFRHALGQRVRLWIDRLAGSFLVFFGVSEIRRGL, encoded by the coding sequence ATGACCAGTCTCACCAGCCTTCTGCCGATCTTCATTACCGCCATGGGCTTCGGCCTCGCGGTGGCCGCCCCCGTCGGACCGATGAGCATCCTCTGCATGCGGCGCAGCCTGGCCGAGGGCTGGCGCCCCGGCCTCGCCACCGGCGTCGGTATCGCCACCGGCGATGGGATCTATGCCGCCGTGGCGGCCTTGGGCCTCACCGGCATCTCCGAATTCATGCTGGCCTATGACCGCCCGCTCCATCTCGCCGCCGGCCTGTTCCTGCTCTATCTGGGGCTCAAGACATTCTGGCGCCGTCCAGTCGAGAACGGCACGCTGCCGGCACCCTCGGTCGTCTCGACATTCCGGGCCTTCTGGGGCTCGCTGCTCCTCACCCTCACCAACCCGCCGACCATCATCATGTTCGCCGCCATTTTCGCGGCCCTAGCCCCCAAGGGTGGCTTCGAGCCGGCGACCGCGCTCGCGACCGTCTCTGGCGTGACGCTCGGATCGCTGCTGTGGTGGATTTTCATTGTCGGCGGCGTCACGGTCTTCCGCCATGCGCTCGGCCAGCGCGTGCGCCTGTGGATCGACCGCCTCGCCGGCAGCTTCCTCGTCTTTTTCGGTGTTTCCGAAATCCGCCGCGGCCTGTAA
- a CDS encoding pseudouridine synthase, giving the protein MVKDSPKESAFEGERIAKAIARAGLCSRRDAERLIADGRVKLNGKVLSSPAINVKPSDDVRVDGQPLPQKEESRLWRYHKPAGLVTSHKDPEGRRTVFDALREQLPRVISIGRLDINTEGLLLLTNDGELARLLELPATGWVRRYRVRAYGKPDPAALARLAGGVTLEGIHYGPIEATLDKAQGDNAWLNIAIREGKNREVKKICEHLGLTVNRLIRIAFGPFQLGDLERGGISEVPAKVLAEQLGRKVTVPERGPAHRRNKPDQRGQKPQRKARA; this is encoded by the coding sequence ATGGTCAAGGATAGTCCAAAGGAAAGCGCCTTCGAGGGCGAGCGCATCGCCAAGGCGATCGCCCGCGCCGGCCTGTGCTCCCGGCGCGACGCCGAGCGGCTGATCGCCGACGGCCGCGTCAAGCTCAATGGCAAGGTGCTCAGCTCCCCCGCCATCAATGTGAAGCCGTCCGACGATGTGCGCGTCGACGGTCAGCCGCTGCCGCAGAAGGAGGAAAGCCGGCTGTGGCGCTATCACAAGCCGGCCGGGCTCGTCACCAGCCACAAGGACCCGGAAGGCCGGCGCACCGTCTTCGACGCCCTGCGCGAGCAGCTGCCGCGGGTGATCTCGATCGGCAGGCTCGATATCAATACCGAGGGCCTGCTGCTCCTCACCAATGACGGCGAGCTGGCGCGGCTCTTGGAACTCCCCGCCACCGGCTGGGTCCGGCGCTACCGGGTGCGCGCCTATGGCAAGCCCGATCCGGCGGCGCTCGCCAGGCTCGCCGGCGGCGTCACCCTCGAGGGCATCCATTACGGCCCGATCGAGGCGACCCTCGACAAGGCGCAGGGCGACAATGCTTGGCTCAATATCGCCATCCGCGAGGGCAAGAACCGCGAGGTGAAAAAGATCTGCGAGCATCTGGGCCTTACGGTGAACCGCCTCATCCGCATCGCTTTCGGGCCGTTCCAGCTCGGTGATCTCGAGCGTGGCGGCATCTCCGAAGTGCCGGCCAAGGTGCTGGCCGAGCAGCTCGGGCGCAAGGTGACGGTGCCGGAGCGCGGGCCGGCGCATCGCCGGAACAAGCCCGATCAGCGCGGGCAAAAGCCGCAAAGGAAGGCGAGGGCTTGA
- a CDS encoding nucleoside deaminase, translated as MKHTLPPEPTTDPLSLAFAEAESAGGRGEVPIGCVIVDQSGNVVAKAGNRTLELKDPTAHAELLAIREAAARLGSERLVGLDIYVTLEPCAMCAAAISFARLRRLYFATDDIKMGGVEHGPRFFNQETCHHRPEVYGGMAEAKGQALLRQFFRERRG; from the coding sequence ATGAAGCACACCCTGCCGCCGGAGCCAACAACAGATCCCCTGTCGCTCGCTTTCGCCGAGGCCGAATCGGCCGGTGGGCGCGGCGAGGTGCCGATAGGCTGTGTCATCGTCGATCAGTCGGGCAATGTCGTGGCAAAGGCCGGCAACCGCACGCTGGAGCTCAAAGACCCGACGGCGCATGCCGAGCTTCTCGCCATCAGGGAGGCGGCCGCCAGGCTCGGCAGCGAAAGGCTGGTGGGCCTCGACATCTATGTGACGCTCGAGCCCTGCGCCATGTGCGCGGCGGCGATCTCCTTCGCGCGATTGCGGCGGCTCTATTTCGCGACGGACGATATCAAGATGGGCGGCGTCGAGCACGGCCCCCGCTTCTTCAACCAGGAGACCTGCCATCACCGGCCCGAGGTCTATGGCGGCATGGCCGAGGCGAAGGGCCAGGCGCTGCTCCGGCAGTTCTTCCGCGAGCGGCGCGGTTGA
- a CDS encoding LysR family transcriptional regulator, which yields MIDWGDLRFVLAIARSGSALRAAQTLGVNQTTVTRRMADLEAQVGAELFERKQSGYHLTPLGRKIAAAAERIEEEVNALESTIGADQRLLAGSVRVTTPEMLANILITPWLRTFRKENPGILVELMAQDRRLDIARGEADVALRAAIRQAEPLQGAGIVARNLSRVGWSVYCSRAYAEENGKPGTLDALDGHAVVALDGSMDQLPGPRLLTRLTPHSRISARSNSLTNLVMTLKAGLGIAMLPCLAGDADPDLVRCLPPIPELEGDLLLVVREEIRSSPHVRAFTESLAAHIKGYRAQLAGDSP from the coding sequence ATGATCGACTGGGGAGACCTCCGCTTCGTCCTGGCCATCGCCCGCTCGGGCTCGGCGCTGCGCGCCGCCCAGACGCTCGGCGTCAACCAGACCACGGTCACGCGGCGGATGGCCGATCTCGAGGCCCAGGTCGGCGCCGAACTCTTCGAGCGCAAGCAGAGCGGATATCACCTGACGCCGCTCGGCCGGAAGATCGCCGCTGCGGCCGAGCGGATCGAGGAAGAAGTCAACGCGCTCGAAAGCACGATCGGCGCCGATCAGCGCCTGCTGGCCGGAAGTGTACGGGTCACGACGCCTGAAATGCTCGCCAATATCCTGATCACGCCGTGGCTCAGGACATTCCGCAAGGAGAATCCCGGCATTCTGGTCGAGCTGATGGCGCAGGACCGCCGCCTTGACATCGCGCGCGGCGAGGCCGACGTCGCGTTGCGCGCGGCCATCCGGCAGGCCGAGCCGCTGCAGGGTGCGGGCATCGTGGCGCGGAATTTGTCACGAGTCGGATGGAGCGTCTATTGCAGCCGCGCCTATGCCGAGGAGAACGGCAAACCGGGAACGCTTGACGCTCTCGACGGTCATGCCGTCGTCGCCCTCGACGGCAGCATGGATCAGCTGCCCGGGCCGCGACTGCTGACCCGGCTCACCCCCCATTCGCGGATCAGCGCGCGCAGCAACAGCCTTACCAATCTGGTCATGACGCTCAAGGCCGGCCTCGGCATCGCGATGCTGCCCTGCCTTGCCGGCGATGCCGATCCGGACCTGGTGCGCTGCCTGCCGCCGATCCCCGAACTGGAGGGCGACCTGCTTCTCGTGGTGCGCGAGGAGATCAGGTCGTCGCCCCATGTGCGCGCCTTCACCGAGTCGCTCGCGGCCCATATCAAAGGCTATCGCGCGCAGCTCGCGGGCGATTCGCCTTAA